A genomic segment from Triticum dicoccoides isolate Atlit2015 ecotype Zavitan chromosome 1A, WEW_v2.0, whole genome shotgun sequence encodes:
- the LOC119272289 gene encoding DNA-directed RNA polymerase V subunit 7-like, which produces MVFLQTEMCWNVLISAGQLSPKGLLLRKSIIVRLLEDVTNRKASKEHGYYIAVNGLKEISDGKIRELTGDVLFPVTFTCITQRPMKGDILVGSVEKILKHGVFLKSGPMENIFMPAKSMSDYKYMGGENPMFMKDYSKLEKHTIVRFKVMGFCWMEADRQFRLLATMAGDFLGPL; this is translated from the coding sequence ATGGTTTTCCTTCAGACAGAGATGTGCTGGAATGTACTGATCTCAGCTGGTCAGCTGAGCCCCAAGGGTCTGCTGCTCCGCAAGTCTATCATTGTGCGTCTTCTGGAGGACGTAACCAACAGGAAGGCCTCCAAGGAGCATGGCTACTACATTGCTGTCAATGGGCTGAAGGAGATATCTGACGGGAAAATTCGTGAGCTGACCGGAGATGTTCTTTTCCCGGTCACATTCACCTGCATCACTCAGAGGCCTATGAAGGGCGATATCTTGGTCGGCTCCGTGGAGAAGATCCTCAAGCATGGCGTGTTCCTCAAATCTGGGCCGATGGAAAACATCTTCATGCCGGCGAAGTCAATGAGCGACTACAAGTACATGGGCGGTGAGAACCCCATGTTCATGAAGGACTACTCGAAGCTGGAGAAGCACACCATCGTGCGCTTCAAGGTCATGGGGTTCTGCTGGATGGAAGCAGATCGCCAGTTCCGGCTCCTCGCGACGATGGCTGGTGATTTCCTTGGGCCGCTGTGA
- the LOC119366497 gene encoding uncharacterized protein LOC119366497, producing MCESASLLAAAGDQDGHHHQGVTKAAEMDTGGLLDHSPAALGPSPLPTPPPPLVFYQDDYRYYYDDDSCLQEDQEGDDGAYQLLQDEEEDVAATSSLAARLRELVRQKLAEVNASSAVVAGLGLVGSAVGAYFLWPAAAAAATAATMAAPGAAGFLISRVAFEANSKLYFKILRTAGAAAAAAAFAV from the coding sequence ATGTGCGAGTCCGCCTCCCTACTAGCTGCAGCCGGAGACCAAGACGGCCACCACCACCAGGGGGTGACCAAGGCAGCCGAGATGGACACGGGTGGCCTGCTGGACCATTCCCCGGCAGCCCTCGGCCCGAGCCCTCTTCCCACGCCGCCTCCACCGCTCGTGTTCTACCAAGACGATTACCGGTACTACTACGACGACGACAGTTGCCTCCAGGAGGACCAGGAGGGCGACGACGGCGCCTATCAACTGCtccaggacgaggaggaggacgtcgCCGCCACCAGCTCGCTTGCTGCCAGGCTACGTGAGCTCGTTCGCCAGAAGCTGGCCGAGGTGAACGCCTCCAGCGCGGTCGTCGCGGGGCTCGGCCTCGTCGGGAGCGCCGTCGGCGCCTACTTCCTCTGGcccgcggccgcggccgccgccaccgccgccaccatggCAGCACCCGGGGCCGCCGGTTTCCTCATCTCCCGTGTGGCGTTTGAAGCCAACTCAAAGCTCTACTTCAAGATCCTCCGCACTGCCGGAgcagcagcggctgccgccgctttCGCCGTGTAG